From a region of the Argiope bruennichi chromosome 8, qqArgBrue1.1, whole genome shotgun sequence genome:
- the LOC129981478 gene encoding uncharacterized protein LOC129981478 produces MACEEKFKQLLYSEETSDTEIEREVDESETYIDRWRSLKQKKMNPISESKDKESLEVDKRTDSSSEMDQALSNLSTNPNIVLQTFKVVIRGNGKKRAARAIIDTGSQRSYLLRATAEEMSYEPTSCEYLQHSLFGGKHTGELAAYNVNIVDNCEDPIEILIGADVAGKLMTGVQSMLSTAETITDLWSLDTLGITDPSVKKSQIELQEAARMHFLNTVHLVDDRFEVDLPWLEDHPPLPDYFDLAKGRLNKTVKRLKTESNYEAYGNVFREWLEEGVIEEVAKNDQASVHYLPHRAVIKENSTTKIRPVFDASAKAKGFPSLNDCLEKGPNLIEQIPSILTRFRKEKIGVIADIRKAFLQIGVSPTDRDYLRFLWIGNDGQLKEYRHCRVVFSVSSSPFLLNSTIQLHLQTVLEKTGTGESSYPKDVIQKLAHSFYVDNCVSCVKNEKELHRFINVSTEVMAEKKFKLRGWEFSDVNADTSADTNVLGLVWNKKSDTLRINTASVKELCFEKVTKRLILSTAHRLFDPLGICCPVILIPKLLLQETWKQKITWDEEVDKITKNIFLKWLKDIDCLEKIRFPRYFGSEIASGDISVHIFCDASKHAYAVAAFIRIQTCDSVKVQLIQARSRVSPTGKEGITISRLELLAATVSARLSTSILSEIQSEEVYFWTDSSTVLTWIMREEAWNVFVQNRVKEIRALTNKSSWTHIPGSMNPADLPSRGCSAQTLLKSNWWLGPSWLYLPKEDWPKGNLSLNENEIVREKKKTIVSSVTRNERDNKLKTLGVFKDQSGILRLKTKLTFRQDSEEFKTPAILPSDHEVVKRLIRYYHEKNAHAGTQILINILRERFWLLNARKTVRSLINKCTVCRRFSAKSVQVCTANPPNDRLREAAVFEICGIDFAGPVILKGNTKSWICLFTCAVYRAVHLELVESMSTESFLLALRRFISRRGRSKIIYCDNGTNFVGASNALRDLNWKQIVDDTSISPIQWKFNPPTASWWGGWWERLIGILKSLLRRVLGRASLTSEEMITILCDCEAVINSRPLTYVTENDVTLMPLSPSLFLQDIQTSGVPDLDDIGHRSLNKRVKYRENLQKDLRKRFRSEYLGALIQKSDKTRSVKVNIGDVVLIGSDNTKRLNWPLGKIIEIIPGQDGVTRLVRLKTANGELLRPTQRLYPLEVSNDDLIVENFSTKKLETCKESGSNNVCDVSFEPQFHKTRTGRTVKIPKRLDL; encoded by the exons ATGGcatgtgaagaaaaatttaaacagttgTTGTATTCCGAGGAGACTTCCGATACTGAAATCGAGAGAGAAGTTGATGAGTCGGAAACTTACATTGATCGCTGGAgatctttaaaacaaaa AAAAATGAATCCGATATCTGAGTCTAAAGACAAAGAATCGCTTGAAGTTGATAAGAGAACTGATAGTAGTTCTGAAATGGATCAAGCTCTTTCCAACTTGTCTACCAATCCAAACATAGTCCTGCAGACATTCAAAGTTGTAATTAGAGGCAACGGGAAAAAACGTGCAGCAAGAGCTATTATCGATACTGGTTCACAGCGGTCATATTTACTACGAGCTACAGCTGAAGAAATGAGCTATGAGCCTACCAGCTGTGAATATTTGCAGCACTCCCTATTTGGTGGCAAGCATACTGGG GAGTTAGCtgcttataatgtaaatattgtggaTAATTGTGAAGATCCTATTGAAATCCTTATCGGAGCTGATGTAGCTGGGAAGCTCATGACAGGAG TTCAGTCCATGTTATCTACAGCAGAGACAATAACAGACTTATGGTCCTTGGATACACTTGGCATAACTGACCCATCTGTGAAGAAAAGCCAGATCGAGTTGCAAGAAGCTGCTCGaatgcattttctaaatacaGTTCATTTGGTAGATGATCGTTTTGAAGTAGATTTGCCTTGGTTGGAAGATCATCCACCACTCccagattattttgatttagcaaAGGGAAGACTGAACAAGACTGTTAAACGTCTTAAAACCGAGTCTAATTATGAAGCTTATGGGAATGTTTTTAGGGAATGGCTTGAGGAGGGAGTAATTGAGGAAGTTGCCAAAAATGATCAGGCTTCAGTACATTATCTGCCTCATCGAGCAGTTATCAAGGAGAATAGCACTACAAAAATCCGGCCTGTTTTTGACGCTTCGGCCAAGGCAAAGGGATTTCCTAGTCTTAATGATTGTCTTGAGAAGGGGCCGAATCTAATAGAGCAGATTCCGAGTATTTTAACCCGATTTCGAAAAGAGAAGATCGGTGTTATTGCTGACATCCGAAAAGCCTTTCTACAAATAGGTGTTTCACCCACGGACAGAGATTACTTGAGGTTTTTGTGGATTGGTAATGATGGTCAGCTGAAAGAGTACAGACATTGCCGTGTAGTTTTTAGTGTATCGAGTAGCCCTTTTCTTCTAAATTCTACTATTCAGCTTCATTTACAAACTGTTTTGGAAAAAACAGGAACTGGAGAATCTTCGTATCCAAAAGATGTCATTCAAAAACTTGCGCATAGTTTTTATGTCGACAATTGTGTTAGTtgcgttaaaaatgaaaaagaactacATCGTTTTATTAACGTTTCGACTGAGGTAATGGCCGAGAAAAAATTCAAGCTTAGAGGGTGGGAGTTCAGTGATGTCAATGCTGATACTTCTGCCGATACAAATGTGCTCGGCCTGGTATGGAATAAAAAATCTGACACTCTACGTATTAATACTGCAAGTGTAAAAGAATTATGCTTTGAAAAGGTAACTAAGCGATTAATCTTATCTACAGCTCATAGATTGTTCGATCCTCTTGGTATATGTTGTCCTGTCATCCTAATTCCTAAATTATTGCTTCAAGAAACGTGGAAGCAGAAAATAACATGGGATGAAGAAgttgataaaattacaaaaaatatatttttaaaatggctaaAAGATATTGACTGTTTAGAGAAAATCCGTTTTCCAAGATATTTTGGTTCAGAGATTGCAAGTGGAGATATTTCAGTACATATTTTCTGTGATGCTAGTAAGCATGCTTATGCTGTCGCTGCTTTCATCCGAATACAGACTTGTGATTCAGTTAAAGTACAACTTATACAAGCCAGGAGTAGAGTTTCACCAACAGGAAAGGAAGGGATTACTATCTCTAGACTTGAGTTACTTGCAGCTACTGTCTCAGCAAGACTTTCAACTTCTATTTTGTCAGAGATACAGAGTGAAGAAGTTTACTTCTGGACTGATTCTTCGACTGTCTTGACATGGATTATGAGAGAAGAAGCCTGGAATGTCTTTGTCCAGAATAGAGTGAAGGAAATTAGAGCTTTAACAAATAAAAGTTCTTGGACACATATCCCTGGTTCCATGAATCCTGCTGATCTCCCGAGTAGAGGTTGTTCAGCTCaaactttattgaaatctaaCTGGTGGTTAGGACCAAGTTGGCTTTACTTGCCTAAAGAGGATTGGCCAAAAGGAAATCTAAGCTTAAATGAAAACGAGATTGTTCGGGAAAAGAAAAAGACCATAGTTTCATCTGTGACAAGAA ACGAgagagataataaattaaaaactttaggagTATTTAAGGATCAGAGTGGAATCCTCAGACTGAAAACGAAACTTACCTTTCGACAGGATTCAGAAGAGTTTAAAACTCCAGCTATTCTTCCGTCCGATCATGAGGTGGTCAAGAGATTAATACGATATTATCACGAGAAAAATGCACATGCTGGtacccaaattttaataaatattcttcgaGAGAGATTTTGGCTTCTTAATGCTCGAAAAACGGTGAGATCTCTGATTAATAAGTGCACCGTATGTAGAAGATTTTCTGCAAAAAGCGTGCAAGTTTGCACAGCAAACCCTCCAAACGACAGACTCCGAGAAGCGGCTGTATTTGAAATTTGTGGCATTGATTTTGCTGGTCCAGTGATCTTAAAAGGTAACACCAAATCCTGGATTTGCTTATTCACCTGCGCCGTATACAGGGCAGTGCATCTAGAATTGGTTGAGTCCATGTCTACTGAGAGTTTTTTACTTGCCCTTAGAAGATTTATATCCCGCAGaggaagaagtaaaataatttactgtgACAACGGAACTAACTTTGTAGGAGCTTCAAATGCGCTACGAGATCTAAACTGGAAGCAGATTGTTGATGATACATCTATATCACCAATTCAATGGAAGTTTAATCCACCAACTGCCTCATGGTGGGGAGGTTGGTGGGAGAGATTAATAGGTATTCTCAAGAGTTTACTGAGGCGAGTACTAGGAAGAGCTTCTTTAACTTCTGAAGAAATGATCACCATTCTCTGCGACTGTGAAGCAGTGATCAACTCCCGTCCATTGACCTATGTTACTGAAAATGATGTTACTTTGATGCCTTTAAGTCCATCTCTATTTCTTCAAGACATTCAAACAAGTGGTGTTCCTGATCTTGATGATATTGGACACAGAAGTCTGAATAAACGAGTCAAATACAGAGAAAACTTACAAAAGGATCTGCGAAAAAGATTTAGATCCGAATATCTAGGAGCACTTATTCAAAAATCGGATAAGACAAGATCAGTGAAAGTGAATATCGGTGATGTTGTATTGATAGGAAGTGACAACACCAAGCGACTGAATTGGCCACTGGGAAAAATAATAGAGATTATTCCAGGTCAAGATGGAGTAACAAGACTTGTGAGACTTAAAACGGCAAATGGAGAATTACTAAGACCAACTCAGAGACTGTATCCATTAGAAGTCTCTAATGATGATCTTATTGTTGAGAACTTTTCAACTAAGAAGTTGGAAACTTGTAAAGAGTCTGGCTCTAACAATGTGTGTGATGTAAGCTTTGAACCACAGTTTCATAAGACTAGAACAGGTCGTACGGTCAAAATACCTAAAAGACTGGACttgtga
- the LOC129981541 gene encoding uncharacterized protein LOC129981541 yields MATMSTSCVTEIKSCINYKCKTPSQLSNLHSCETLNDSKMAPLVEQEKNNGNDVLAAEHPDDHYTSTETNSSENNSDVHPDDEDSINKLRNLPLNDNSPNVNGSLSNDHRSLSQLPLDYVCSIKFPRRNARTINGMNKLADSSVNGNDKLVFDGFYRCHKCDFVGRNDDELHEHALRHDPYECGSCGFLADSQDSLQMHLRDDHSDIPVSLWDDHILFHETTVESSPKKTSKVKPFEENIDKPRKTPCKICNNFTGNSKMEYYAHLRDVHSETGKLLHCDLCPFIALYKHHLEYHFRNHYGSKPYKCDRCDYSCVNRSMLNSHYKSHSDVYQYSCKNCSYMTKYLHSLKMHLRKYNHQPGRVLNPDGSVNSNTIIDVHGKRRGPKSKKRKSDTDLVPEGRESPKSKSSPSPPSSSFNPHPSQNIRIMYNPHIYNNYTGNLYIRSGALEATNYMLHSPPNIGRYPFRCAYCEFVADSFEMYHYHMCSHVNQDQSGNGGLKNFPFIGPPPSLNSLDFGTHFNTEPFSRNIMNQSTVVDRKNAGESRNKDATDKDTHFQNFKSTVNSFESPENSIVNPKESSLNRRAIRRPVSPFNDQQLPKRRYQKRRENRIKSNTPSPNATLTVKEEIFEAMNGSESPFANNPTDSIPLDLSVKQMISPETKSNETSSYRFQLPGGKAMTTLGRSSSASPQFGNGESKAIAQKTNRRKGKAFKLNQYTIESDPVSDGIENELEKMSVLYESYYSNEAQGKPTFGAEIKKSVPRINFKPTLSTAKWDGHNFLESRQSEYEFVPQKPPPPLTPPKLELVYKEPKQAAQQANGRRAWERSNDSWCSSCCIDTGNAFLLQLHSSYHTEGDPFTCAKCGLRCDDKVRFNSHIISGSRINGNCINAIEECES; encoded by the coding sequence ATGGCGACAATGTCCACTTCGTGTGTAACTGAAATCAAATCGTGTATAAATTACAAATGCAAGACGCCAAGCCAATTGTCTAATTTACATTCTTGCGAAACTTTAAACGATTCGAAAATGGCTCCACTTGTTGAACAagagaaaaataatggaaatgatgTTCTGGCAGCAGAGCATCCTGATGATCATTACACTTCCACGGAAACAAATTCATCGGAGAATAATTCTGATGTTCATCCAGATGACGAGGACAGTATTAATAAACTGAGAAATCTTCCTTTAAACGATAATTCACCAAACGTAAACGGCTCGCTAAGCAATGATCACAGATCACTATCTCAGCTTCCACTGGATTATGTTTGTTCTATTAAATTTCCAAGGAGGAATGCCAGAACAATAAATGGCATGAATAAACTTGCCGATTCATCTGTGAATGGCAACGATAAACTCGTGTTTGACGGGTTTTACCGCTGCCACAAATGCGACTTTGTTGGTCGCAACGACGATGAACTGCACGAGCATGCTCTTAGGCATGATCCATATGAATGTGGTTCTTGTGGATTTTTGGCTGATTCTCAAGATAGTCTTCAAATGCACTTGAGGGATGATCATTCTGATATTCCTGTCTCTCTGTGGGATGATCACATCCTATTCCACGAAACTACTGTCGAGTCTTCACCAAAGAAGACTTCTAAAGTAAAGCCATTTGAAGAGAATATTGATAAGCCAAGGAAGACTCCTTGCAAGATATGCAATAATTTTACAGGTAACAGTAAAATGGAATATTACGCGCATCTCAGAGACGTGCATTCAGAAACCGGGAAGTTACTCCATTGCGATTTGTGTCCTTTCATCGCCCTGTACAAACATCACTTGGAATATCACTTCAGAAATCATTATGGATCAAAGCCATACAAGTGTGACAGATGCGATTACTCCTGTGTCAACAGATCAATGCTAAACAGTCATTATAAGTCGCATTCTGATGTCTATCAGTATTCATGCAAAAATTGCTCATATATGACCAAGTACCTTCACAGcttgaaaatgcatttaagaaaGTACAACCATCAACCAGGACGTGTTCTCAATCCTGATGGAAGCGTCAACAGCAATACAATCATTGATGTGCATGGTAAGAGGCGGGGACCAAAAAGCAAGAAACGAAAGAGTGACACTGATCTGGTGCCAGAAGGAAGAGAATCGCCAAAATCCAAGTCTTCGCCAAGCCCTCCATCTTCTAGCTTTAACCCACATCCATCTCAGAATATCCGAATTATGTACAATCcccatatttataataattacacGGGGAATTTGTATATAAGATCAGGAGCCTTAGAAGCTACTAATTATATGTTGCATTCGCCGCCAAACATTGGAAGATACCCATTCAGATGCGCTTATTGTGAATTCGTGGCGGATTCTTTTGAAATGTATCATTATCATATGTGCTCTCACGTAAATCAAGATCAAAGTGGAAATggtggtttaaaaaattttccttttattggaCCACCCCCCAGTTTGAATTCTCTAGATTTTGGAACTCATTTCAATACCGAACCGTTCTCTAGGAACATTATGAACCAATCGACTGTTGTTGACAGGAAAAATGCTGGCGAGAGTCGAAACAAGGATGCTACAGATAAAGATACTCATTTCCAGAATTTTAAGAGCACAGTGAACAGCTTCGAATCGCCTGAGAATAGTATTGTGAATCCAAAAGAATCATCACTTAACCGAAGGGCTATACGTAGGCCTGTCTCTCCTTTTAACGATCAACAGCTTCCCAAACGAAGATATCAGAAACGTAGggaaaatagaattaaatcaaATACTCCTTCACCAAACGCAACATTAAcagtaaaagaagaaatttttgaagcaatGAATGGAAGTGAGAGTCCATTCGCAAATAATCCTACTGACAGCATACCGTTAGACCTTAGTGTGAAACAGATGATATCTCCAGAAACGAAAAGCAATGAAACTTCATCGTACCGATTTCAGCTTCCGGGAGGTAAAGCCATGACAACATTGGGTCGATCCTCATCAGCCAGTCCACAATTCGGAAATGGAGAATCTAAAGCGATTGCTCAAAAAACTAATCGCAGAAAAGGAAAAGCCTTCAAATTAAATCAGTACACGATCGAGAGTGATCCGGTTTCAGACGGCATTGAAAATGAATTAGAGAAAATGAGTGTTTTGTATGAAAGCTATTATTCCAATGAAGCACAAGGGAAGCCAACTTTTGGAGCTGAAATTAAAAAGAGTGTACCGAGGATAAATTTCAAACCAACTTTGAGCACGGCGAAATGGGATGGGCACAACTTCCTTGAATCAAGGCAATCAGAATACGAATTTGTGCCACAAAAGCCACCACCTCCTCTTACTCCACCCAAATTGGAGCTCGTTTATAAAGAACCGAAACAGGCTGCACAGCAAGCGAACGGGCGAAGAGCCTGGGAGAGATCAAACGATTCCTGGTGTTCGAGTTGTTGCATAGATACAGGGAACGCTTTCTTGCTGCAACTCCACTCTTCTTATCACACGGAGGGCGATCCATTCACTTGCGCCAAGTGCGGATTGAGGTGCGACGATAAAGTTCGTTTCAACTCGCACATTATTTCAGGTTCTCGTATCAATGGGAACTGCATCAACGCCATAGAAGAATGTGAATCGTAA
- the LOC129981256 gene encoding lipoyltransferase 1, mitochondrial-like translates to MQFFKIPKFQIISFFRCFSATSLKMEITNFRKNPLSIEGHNSIIISQSYDIFQNLALENWLYTSCDFSTSNISVLLMWFNEPSVVIGRHQNPWIECAVKFCETNGINIARRNSGGGTVYHDLGNLNLSFLTSRKDYNRKRNLELVCNSINKRWCINLNISKRHDILYNDQYKVSGTASKLGRKNAYHHCTVLVDVDEAKLHQALHRKLESIESKATSSIRAEVINLKSLCSDIDTAKVIEAITSYYKQVYEVQDDHVFYINPNENVFPGINQIQEELKSWDWCFGHTPRFTITKSFQIKAKNPVVNVEILMSINKGKIENISLDPQILKSESYNTLKQCIINNPFSILIDNSLTAWMHHSDDKMVCQIVKHNILQMILGVLR, encoded by the exons atgcaattttttaagaTACCTAAATTTCAAATCATAAGTTTTTTTCGATGCTTTTCCGCAAcatcattaaaaatggaaattacaaattttagaaagaatccATTGAGCATTGAAGGccataattctataataatatcacaatcttatgatatttttcaaaatctagcACTAGAAAACTGGTTGTATACAAGTTGCGATTTTTCTACTTCAAATATTTCTGTCCTTTTAATGTGGTTTAATGAGCCATCTGTTGTAATTGGGCGACATCAGAATCCATGGATTGAATGTGCTGTCAAATTTTGTGAAACTAACGGAATCAACATAGCTCGTAGAAACAGTGGCGGAGGAACTGTATATCATGACTTGGGAAATTTGAATCTTTCGTTTCTAACATCTCGAAAAgattataatagaaaaagaaatttagaacttGTATGTAATTCTATAAACAAAAGATGGtgtataaacttaaatatttcaaagcggcatgatattttatataatgatcaGTACAAa gtatcagGAACTGCATcaaaattaggaagaaaaaatGCCTATCATCACTGCACTGTTCTTGTGGATGTTGATGAAGCTAAACTGCATCAAGCATTACACCGAAAGCTAGAAA gTATAGAGAGCAAAGCTACTTCCAGTATTCGAGCTGAAGTCATTAATTTGAAATCCTTGTGCTCTGATATTGACACTGCAAAAGTAATAGAAGCTATTACTAGCTACTACAAACAAGTTTATGAG gtACAAGATGACCATGTCTTTTATATCAACCCAAATGAAAATGTCTTTCCAGGAATAAATCAAATCCAAGAAGAATTGAAGAGTTGGGACTGGTGTTTTGGACACACTCCAAGATTTACTATAAccaaatcatttcaaataaaggCAAAGAATCCTGTTGTCAATGTGGAAATCCTAATGAGCATAAATAAAGGCAAAATTGAGAACATTTCTCTAGATCCACAAATCCTTAAAAGTGAAAGttataatacattaaaacaaTGCATTATCAATAATCCTTTTTCAATTCTGATTGATAATTCGCTTACTGCATGGATGCACCATAGTGACGATAAAATGGTTTGCCAAATTGTTAAACACAATATATTACAGATGATTTTAGGTGTGTTAAGGTAA